A DNA window from Niabella yanshanensis contains the following coding sequences:
- a CDS encoding DegT/DnrJ/EryC1/StrS family aminotransferase produces the protein MIPVTKPFLPPVEEFKKYIDGIWQRQWLTNMGPLASDLEMKLKQHLKLKHLLFVTNGTVALQMAIKALDLKGEIITTPFSFVATTSSIVWEGCTPVFVDIDEYSLNINPSKIEAAITENTSAILATHVYGNPCDVVAIEKIAKKHKLKVIYDAAHAFGVEINGKSVFEYGDISICSLHATKLYHSTEGGLVISQDAALLKKMAYIRNFGISGFDSFAELGLNGKNSEFHAAMGLVNLKYIKRIHQKRKELTWGYDEKLKYLKAVKPIWHKDATINYAYYPIVLESEELLLEIKTKLDGNEIFTRRYFYPSLASSLPYLESQSLAVTDDISQRVLCLPLYYDLTLEEVDLICRLMLRVQNN, from the coding sequence ATGATTCCCGTAACCAAACCTTTCCTTCCTCCTGTAGAAGAATTCAAAAAATATATTGATGGCATCTGGCAACGTCAATGGCTGACCAATATGGGGCCTTTAGCGTCTGACCTGGAAATGAAGCTCAAACAGCATTTGAAACTCAAACATCTATTATTTGTTACCAATGGAACTGTGGCACTCCAAATGGCGATTAAAGCATTGGACTTAAAAGGTGAAATCATTACCACGCCTTTTTCTTTTGTTGCAACAACAAGTTCTATTGTATGGGAAGGCTGTACTCCGGTATTTGTGGATATTGATGAATATTCCTTAAATATAAATCCATCTAAAATTGAAGCCGCAATTACAGAAAATACTTCTGCCATTCTTGCCACGCACGTGTATGGCAACCCTTGTGATGTAGTGGCAATCGAAAAAATAGCAAAAAAACATAAGCTGAAAGTTATTTATGACGCTGCCCATGCTTTTGGAGTAGAGATCAACGGGAAATCAGTTTTTGAATATGGTGATATTTCAATTTGCTCGCTTCATGCTACCAAACTCTACCACAGTACCGAAGGCGGGTTGGTAATAAGCCAAGATGCAGCTTTATTGAAGAAAATGGCATATATCCGTAACTTCGGGATATCAGGTTTTGACTCTTTTGCCGAATTGGGATTAAACGGAAAGAATTCAGAGTTCCACGCTGCGATGGGATTGGTCAATTTAAAATATATCAAACGCATACATCAAAAGCGTAAAGAATTGACCTGGGGGTATGATGAAAAACTGAAATACCTTAAAGCCGTAAAACCGATATGGCACAAAGACGCAACCATCAACTACGCCTATTATCCCATTGTTTTAGAAAGTGAAGAATTATTATTAGAAATCAAAACCAAATTAGATGGTAACGAAATTTTTACCCGTAGATACTTTTATCCATCGTTGGCTTCTTCGTTACCTTACTTAGAGTCTCAATCTCTTGCTGTAACAGATGATATATCTCAACGGGTTTTATGTTTACCATTGTATTATGATTTAACGTTGGAAGAAGTCGATTTAATTTGTCGTTTAATGCTAAGAGTGCAAAATAATTAG
- a CDS encoding carboxy terminal-processing peptidase, whose product MKRLPFLILLVIVAGSFFAFKNKIIPGKDDVGKYELIMNMVAKLLSQGHYDPKAINDEFSQKVFNKYLEDLDPKKKIFLKRDVDSLAGLYATRIDDEMNGEPVESFIGISKVFDQRIAESVQWKNQILSQPFDFTVNENAELDGKKLQYPSSVAERKDRWRKELKYYALERFVDLQDGKSSSKSAKTDVQLEKEAREKIDTMMTRMFDRYKVKFTEEDKFNLFVDNITTAMDPHTEFFPPADKNYFDEELSGSFFGIGAGLQYSEGLIKIISINVGSPAAKSGQLAPGDLITKVAQGKDGQPVDMLGYDVSDAVKLIRGKEGTTVRLTIKKPDGTVKEVSLVREKIENDIDTYARSAILRDSVKNTKVGIIYLPEFYVPFNDPNGRRSFTDVAREVQKLKDEKVDGIIMDLRRNGGGSLYDVVQMVGLFIKDGPIVQVKDRTSGAQILKDEDKSVLYTGPLAVMVDEFSASASEIFAAAIQDYKRGVVIGSTSTYGKGTVQQNIGLDHSGFKRDGGGDLGAVKLTLRKFYRVSGGSTQLKGVESDIVLPTQMAALKLKEKDNEFALQYDEINKASYTPWNSEYDINTLKQLSDNRLKKDSSFQTILRNAAWLADENERSYSLNIDKYKAEKKLVKAKADQIIAAQKLKKSLKVSLLPLELDKYKEDANKQERLKQWIKILSEDIYLNQAGQVMDDMIVEAKNFAMNK is encoded by the coding sequence ATGAAGAGACTCCCGTTTTTGATATTGTTGGTGATAGTGGCAGGATCTTTCTTTGCTTTCAAAAACAAAATAATTCCCGGTAAGGATGATGTAGGCAAATATGAACTGATTATGAACATGGTAGCCAAATTGCTCTCGCAGGGACATTACGATCCCAAGGCTATCAATGATGAGTTTTCGCAAAAAGTTTTTAATAAATACCTGGAAGACCTGGATCCCAAAAAGAAGATCTTTTTGAAGCGGGATGTAGACTCCCTCGCCGGTTTATATGCAACCAGGATTGATGATGAAATGAACGGGGAGCCCGTGGAGAGCTTTATCGGTATTTCAAAAGTATTTGACCAGCGGATAGCAGAGTCGGTGCAATGGAAGAACCAGATCCTTTCGCAACCCTTTGATTTTACAGTAAATGAAAATGCGGAGCTGGATGGTAAGAAGCTGCAGTACCCGTCCAGCGTAGCCGAGCGTAAAGACCGCTGGAGAAAAGAGCTGAAATACTATGCTTTAGAACGTTTTGTTGATTTGCAGGATGGTAAAAGTTCTTCGAAATCGGCAAAAACAGATGTTCAACTCGAAAAAGAAGCCCGTGAGAAGATCGATACCATGATGACCCGCATGTTCGATCGCTATAAAGTGAAATTTACCGAGGAGGACAAGTTCAATCTTTTTGTAGATAATATTACTACAGCCATGGACCCGCACACCGAGTTTTTCCCGCCTGCGGATAAAAATTACTTCGACGAAGAACTAAGCGGCAGCTTCTTTGGTATCGGGGCCGGTTTACAATATTCTGAAGGCCTGATCAAAATCATCAGTATTAACGTTGGAAGCCCGGCCGCTAAATCGGGGCAGCTGGCACCGGGTGACCTGATCACCAAAGTAGCGCAGGGAAAAGATGGTCAGCCGGTTGATATGCTTGGGTATGATGTGTCGGATGCTGTAAAGCTGATCAGGGGTAAAGAGGGTACCACGGTAAGATTGACCATCAAAAAGCCGGACGGAACGGTAAAAGAAGTATCGCTGGTGCGGGAAAAGATCGAAAATGATATAGATACCTATGCCCGCAGCGCCATTTTAAGAGATAGCGTAAAAAATACCAAAGTGGGCATTATTTACCTGCCGGAGTTCTATGTGCCTTTTAACGATCCTAACGGCAGAAGAAGCTTCACCGATGTAGCGCGTGAAGTGCAGAAGCTGAAAGACGAAAAAGTAGATGGTATTATTATGGACCTGAGGAGAAACGGTGGCGGATCTTTGTATGACGTGGTACAAATGGTAGGCTTGTTTATTAAAGACGGCCCGATAGTGCAGGTAAAAGACCGGACCAGCGGGGCGCAGATATTAAAAGATGAAGACAAATCGGTTTTGTATACCGGGCCGCTGGCCGTAATGGTAGATGAGTTCAGCGCTTCGGCTTCGGAGATCTTTGCTGCAGCTATCCAGGATTATAAAAGGGGTGTGGTGATTGGCAGCACTTCTACCTATGGCAAAGGCACCGTTCAGCAGAATATCGGCCTGGATCATTCAGGATTTAAAAGAGACGGTGGCGGCGACCTGGGTGCGGTAAAATTAACCTTAAGGAAGTTTTACCGGGTAAGCGGCGGCTCTACCCAGTTAAAAGGGGTGGAGTCTGATATCGTATTACCAACGCAAATGGCCGCGTTAAAATTGAAAGAAAAAGATAATGAATTTGCATTGCAGTACGATGAGATCAATAAGGCCAGTTACACGCCATGGAATTCGGAGTATGATATCAATACCTTAAAGCAATTAAGTGATAACCGTTTAAAGAAGGACAGCTCTTTCCAGACCATTTTGAGGAACGCTGCCTGGCTGGCGGATGAAAATGAAAGAAGCTACTCTTTAAATATCGATAAGTACAAGGCAGAGAAAAAGCTGGTAAAAGCTAAGGCCGACCAGATCATTGCGGCTCAAAAGCTGAAAAAGAGCCTGAAAGTATCTTTGCTGCCTTTGGAGCTGGATAAATACAAGGAGGATGCGAACAAGCAGGAGCGTTTGAAGCAGTGGATCAAGATCTTAAGTGAAGATATTTACCTCAACCAGGCGGGCCAGGTGATGGACGATATGATTGTGGAAGCGAAAAACTTTGCAATGAATAAATAA
- a CDS encoding lipopolysaccharide biosynthesis protein — protein MSLRKQAVHGVFWTFTQQISVQLISFVVQIVLARILLPSEFGLIGMIMVFIAIGGSLVDSGMTSSLIHKADAGQLDYSTVFWMNLIFSVLVYAIVFFCSPLIADFFKQPILSSLLRLYAVTFIIQAFMSVQTTRLTKDMRFKVQMMMQIPSVVVGGIVGVTLAKMGWGVWSLVWMYLTQTTIFTIQHWVFAGWSPSFIIDKRLLRSHFLYGYKLTFSGLLDQVYTYAYNIIIGKFFLVSELGYYTQASKLRMLPISNITSALNKVTFPVFSKIQNDNERLKEAYKKLMLQVIFLVAPIMILLVLEARPIFSLLLTEKWLPAVPYFQLLCVSGILYPFHTYNLNILKVKGRTDLFFKLEIIKKIIITAGIVIAVFFGIYGLLYFQVINSVLALWINMHYSGKLIDYSGWQQLKDLVPIIALAIFIGLVLGLITHYQILPVYRLSNFMQILIVSTLYLGLYLGINFFVKSQAIIEFKQIILRK, from the coding sequence ATGTCATTACGCAAGCAGGCAGTACATGGTGTTTTCTGGACATTTACCCAACAAATTAGTGTACAGTTAATTAGCTTTGTCGTGCAAATTGTATTAGCGCGTATATTATTGCCATCAGAATTTGGCCTTATCGGGATGATTATGGTCTTTATTGCTATTGGCGGTAGTTTGGTAGATAGTGGAATGACTTCTTCTCTCATACATAAAGCAGATGCGGGGCAGCTTGACTATTCTACAGTATTCTGGATGAACCTGATTTTTAGTGTACTGGTTTACGCTATTGTGTTCTTCTGTAGTCCGCTCATCGCGGATTTCTTTAAACAGCCTATTCTTTCATCCTTGTTGCGCTTGTATGCTGTTACGTTTATTATACAGGCGTTTATGAGCGTGCAAACAACCAGGCTAACGAAAGATATGCGCTTTAAAGTCCAGATGATGATGCAGATCCCTTCAGTTGTCGTTGGAGGAATAGTGGGGGTAACACTTGCCAAAATGGGTTGGGGTGTCTGGAGCCTGGTATGGATGTACTTAACACAAACAACGATATTTACCATTCAGCATTGGGTGTTTGCCGGATGGTCACCCTCATTTATTATTGATAAGCGATTACTTAGATCTCATTTTTTGTATGGGTATAAGCTGACATTTTCCGGGCTACTTGATCAGGTTTATACCTATGCATATAATATAATTATTGGTAAATTTTTCCTGGTTTCTGAATTGGGATATTATACCCAAGCCAGTAAATTACGAATGTTGCCAATATCGAATATAACATCAGCATTAAACAAGGTTACCTTTCCTGTTTTTTCTAAAATTCAGAATGACAATGAGCGGCTGAAAGAAGCATACAAAAAATTAATGCTACAGGTTATTTTTTTGGTAGCGCCGATAATGATATTATTGGTTTTAGAGGCGCGACCAATCTTTAGCCTTTTGCTGACAGAAAAATGGTTGCCAGCAGTGCCCTATTTTCAGCTTTTATGCGTATCGGGGATTTTATATCCTTTTCACACCTATAATCTGAATATTTTAAAGGTAAAGGGGAGAACCGACTTGTTTTTCAAATTAGAAATTATCAAGAAGATAATCATTACTGCAGGTATTGTGATTGCTGTTTTTTTTGGCATCTATGGATTGCTATATTTCCAGGTAATAAACTCAGTTCTTGCGCTTTGGATCAATATGCATTATAGTGGTAAGTTAATTGATTATTCGGGTTGGCAACAGCTTAAAGATTTAGTTCCTATTATTGCCTTAGCCATTTTTATTGGTTTAGTTTTGGGATTAATTACCCATTACCAAATACTGCCTGTTTATAGGTTAAGTAACTTTATGCAGATTTTGATTGTTTCTACCCTATATTTAGGTTTATATTTGGGTATAAACTTTTTTGTTAAATCACAGGCGATAATTGAATTTAAGCAGATAATTTTAAGAAAATGA
- a CDS encoding GumC domain-containing protein, translating to MTSETNLKNEDISLKDLILTIRDWIRYFLSKWYIIGTWGLLGGAAGLTYAILDKPVYTATTSFVLEEGGISGGLGAYAGLANAFGLGVGNQGGLFEEDNIIELYRSRRMLAKTLLSPLQSGNNNPNKLLIDQFIDGFKGYRELWNENPALKQFRFVADNSNIKNDSQKRLQDSIISRVVNDLNKNFLNIEKKDKNLSIILVEVSSPDELFSKKFNEALVSNVNDFYLTTKTKSAEENVAILQKKVDSVQSRLSGSISKAAVVADATPNQNPTRMAQRIVPIQNSRVDAEINQNVLSTLMQNLEAGKMALLKERPLIQIVDEPILPLAKSRLGKIKGVIIGGFIAIFLVTLFLSGKKLLRDALTEVA from the coding sequence ATGACAAGCGAGACTAATTTAAAAAATGAGGATATATCACTGAAAGATTTAATTCTAACTATCAGGGATTGGATCAGGTATTTTCTCTCTAAGTGGTATATTATTGGTACTTGGGGTTTACTTGGGGGGGCTGCCGGTTTAACTTATGCTATTTTAGATAAGCCCGTATACACTGCTACTACAAGTTTTGTACTGGAAGAAGGTGGGATATCAGGCGGTTTAGGCGCTTATGCCGGTTTGGCAAATGCATTTGGTTTGGGCGTTGGCAACCAGGGGGGCTTATTTGAAGAAGATAATATTATCGAATTATACCGCTCCAGGCGAATGTTGGCTAAAACCCTGCTTAGTCCCTTACAATCTGGCAACAATAATCCTAATAAGCTGTTAATTGACCAGTTTATCGATGGTTTTAAGGGTTACCGGGAGTTATGGAATGAAAACCCGGCGCTAAAGCAGTTTCGTTTTGTTGCCGATAATTCAAATATCAAAAACGATAGTCAGAAACGTTTACAGGATAGCATTATTTCCAGAGTGGTTAATGATTTAAATAAAAATTTTTTAAATATTGAGAAAAAAGATAAAAATCTGAGTATCATACTTGTTGAGGTAAGTAGCCCCGATGAGTTGTTTTCGAAGAAATTTAACGAGGCCTTGGTAAGTAATGTAAATGATTTTTACCTTACCACGAAAACTAAAAGTGCTGAAGAAAACGTGGCTATCCTGCAAAAAAAAGTAGATTCGGTACAAAGCAGGTTGAGCGGTTCCATTAGTAAAGCGGCAGTGGTGGCCGATGCTACGCCTAATCAAAATCCTACCCGCATGGCACAACGCATTGTACCTATACAAAACAGCCGGGTGGATGCAGAAATTAACCAGAATGTGCTAAGCACGCTGATGCAAAACTTAGAGGCGGGTAAAATGGCCTTGCTGAAAGAACGCCCCCTGATACAGATAGTAGATGAGCCCATATTGCCATTGGCTAAGTCTAGATTGGGTAAAATTAAAGGAGTCATTATCGGTGGGTTTATAGCAATATTTCTGGTGACATTATTTCTCAGCGGCAAGAAATTGCTTCGTGATGCTTTAACAGAAGTTGCCTGA
- a CDS encoding SLBB domain-containing protein, producing MKVIFSRLLISLVVPLCLFFTQVSAQNEPKGQPINPATGKQPTTNQRPATNNNGSGTEDRSPAPTPKVAPKSNDYGNLEVENMSDAQIRQMMQRMGESGMTEKQLEAAAAARGMSSTEIQKLKDRARQLNGQQPDKEESTEEEETEDEEGKKGRLADEDGPPKSRIFGAALFSSGVSPFETNTRMATPKNYVVGPDDELLIDLTGDNEASYQPRVSPEGFISLEYVGKINVAGLTIEQASSKIRSQMSGVYPGLRSGRTNLTINLGNIRSIRVIMSGEVTKPGTYTVSSLTSVFNALYMAGGPNEKGSFRNIQVIRGSQVVATIDLYDFLINGVPADNVRLEDQDIIHIPIYQIRVDVLGEVKRSAIYEIRPSESLADVLRYAGGFSDMAYKARVKIIQNTESAQKIVVKQLMEYPDFYPKNGDKVFVDPIFERFENKVDIVGPVARPGMYEFKPGMTISQLVILADSLSGDTFKERGYIIRTNADNTTTILPFNVADVMTGGNADLPLHKNDIVNISSVFDLRDGYNVTINGEVRRGGTFNFSENMKVEDLVQMAGGFRLGANPLNVEVARRIKGADMTQKDVRVAEVFHTTVNKDLSLSDSGFVLQPYDIVTIRAAEGRASLKQVQILGEVLRPGLYTIQNKNERISDIINRAGGLTAFAYSEGASLKRPGTETSLNANNDAEEERIQKANLQRLNDFSSGTALSAINLRSDLVGIQLDNILKNPQSRYDLVLEEGDIIRVPSLLQTVKVSGEVLRPINVVYVPGKSFKYYINSAGGFTDQALKRGSFISQANGSVQGTRKVLFFNNYPGVKPGAEISIPQKPVKERLSAQAWVGLGTGVASLAALIFAILK from the coding sequence ATGAAAGTAATTTTCTCCCGTTTATTGATTTCCCTAGTTGTACCGTTGTGCCTGTTTTTTACGCAGGTATCCGCGCAAAACGAACCGAAAGGACAACCCATCAATCCAGCAACTGGTAAACAACCAACTACTAATCAGCGGCCGGCTACGAACAATAATGGTAGTGGAACTGAGGATCGTAGTCCAGCGCCGACTCCCAAAGTTGCACCCAAAAGTAACGATTATGGTAACCTTGAGGTGGAAAATATGTCGGATGCACAGATAAGACAAATGATGCAAAGGATGGGAGAGTCGGGCATGACCGAAAAGCAATTGGAAGCTGCGGCAGCAGCCCGTGGTATGTCGTCAACGGAAATCCAGAAGCTGAAGGACAGAGCTCGTCAACTTAACGGTCAGCAGCCAGATAAAGAGGAAAGTACAGAGGAAGAGGAAACTGAAGACGAAGAAGGGAAGAAAGGGCGTTTGGCTGACGAAGATGGACCTCCAAAATCAAGAATATTTGGCGCGGCACTTTTTAGCTCTGGTGTGTCACCCTTCGAAACTAATACCCGCATGGCTACGCCGAAAAATTATGTAGTTGGCCCCGACGACGAACTGCTAATCGATTTAACGGGAGACAATGAAGCCAGTTACCAACCTCGGGTGTCGCCGGAAGGATTTATCTCGTTGGAGTATGTGGGAAAGATCAATGTAGCCGGTCTCACAATTGAACAGGCCTCCAGCAAAATTAGGTCGCAAATGTCTGGTGTCTATCCCGGGCTTCGTTCTGGTCGTACTAATTTGACCATCAATCTTGGCAATATTCGTAGTATACGTGTAATTATGTCGGGTGAAGTAACCAAACCCGGAACGTACACCGTCTCTTCGCTGACAAGCGTTTTTAACGCTCTTTACATGGCCGGTGGTCCTAACGAAAAAGGCTCGTTCCGGAATATCCAGGTGATTAGAGGGAGCCAGGTCGTCGCTACCATCGACCTGTATGATTTTCTGATCAATGGTGTACCAGCGGACAATGTACGACTCGAAGACCAGGATATTATTCATATACCAATTTATCAAATACGGGTAGATGTGCTGGGCGAAGTGAAGCGGTCAGCGATTTATGAAATCAGGCCTTCCGAATCTCTGGCTGATGTGCTTCGTTATGCAGGTGGCTTTTCGGATATGGCCTATAAGGCAAGAGTAAAAATTATCCAGAATACCGAAAGTGCGCAGAAAATAGTGGTAAAACAATTGATGGAGTATCCTGATTTTTACCCTAAAAACGGTGATAAAGTATTTGTAGATCCAATATTTGAGCGTTTTGAAAATAAGGTGGATATCGTCGGACCGGTAGCCCGTCCGGGTATGTATGAGTTTAAACCGGGTATGACTATTAGTCAGTTGGTTATTTTAGCCGACAGCCTTTCAGGCGATACTTTTAAAGAAAGGGGGTATATCATCCGTACCAATGCAGATAATACCACCACCATCTTACCATTTAATGTGGCTGATGTTATGACCGGCGGGAACGCAGATCTCCCATTACACAAAAATGACATCGTTAATATATCCTCCGTCTTCGATCTGCGTGATGGGTATAATGTGACTATCAATGGAGAAGTAAGACGTGGCGGTACTTTTAATTTTTCAGAAAATATGAAAGTAGAAGACCTGGTTCAGATGGCGGGGGGCTTTAGGTTGGGGGCTAACCCGCTAAATGTGGAGGTAGCTCGCCGGATAAAGGGAGCAGATATGACACAAAAAGATGTTCGGGTAGCCGAAGTGTTTCATACTACGGTAAACAAGGATTTGAGTTTGTCTGATTCGGGCTTTGTATTACAACCTTATGATATTGTAACGATACGTGCTGCAGAAGGCCGTGCTTCCCTGAAACAGGTGCAGATACTGGGTGAAGTATTGAGGCCAGGTTTGTATACCATTCAAAATAAAAATGAACGGATTTCTGATATTATCAACAGGGCCGGAGGTTTAACTGCTTTTGCTTATAGCGAGGGCGCTTCTTTAAAACGCCCGGGCACAGAAACCTCGCTCAATGCCAACAATGACGCAGAGGAAGAGCGAATTCAGAAAGCCAACCTGCAGCGCCTGAACGATTTTTCCAGCGGCACAGCATTATCTGCCATCAATTTAAGGTCTGATCTGGTAGGCATTCAACTGGATAATATTTTAAAAAACCCACAGTCCCGTTACGACCTGGTGCTGGAAGAGGGGGATATTATTCGTGTGCCCAGCCTGTTACAAACCGTTAAAGTATCCGGCGAGGTATTAAGACCTATTAATGTGGTATATGTTCCGGGCAAATCTTTTAAATACTATATTAATAGTGCCGGAGGTTTTACAGACCAGGCGTTAAAAAGAGGTTCGTTTATTAGCCAGGCCAATGGTTCTGTGCAGGGCACCCGGAAGGTACTATTTTTTAATAATTACCCGGGTGTGAAGCCGGGTGCTGAGATTTCTATACCGCAAAAACCCGTTAAGGAGCGCTTGTCCGCCCAGGCCTGGGTGGGGCTGGGCACGGGTGTAGCTTCTCTAGCAGCCCTAATTTTTGCTATATTAAAATAA
- a CDS encoding ATP-binding protein, whose protein sequence is MKQNIRHIIERGEAETSEFKSFFGVDVTIALGTFCNAKGGAVYISDSGEMNGLGLGKETIAQWSNEIKNKMAPVIISDVEIKNEDKTIALLTIQEYSVKPVSVREKYYKRVKNVNHQLAVSGVVNMHLQPLNTSRDAYPDHLHNLDDISLDKVQHRIKFMKVRGMTITEVPLPFLLKYNLIREEKPVNAAYLMFKSRDSIASNIELGGFQNIFTNKDAPRTQADIITQVEKVLDFVKKHINIALVITGNAQNIQKWQYPLEAVREIVLNMIIHRDYRVDSHSVLKMFDDKIEFYNPRKLSDCILVEDLSKNHYKSTPRNKAIAEFLKFRLDEKIRFRDWAYYELF, encoded by the coding sequence ATGAAGCAAAATATCCGGCATATCATTGAACGGGGAGAAGCTGAAACCTCGGAGTTCAAGTCTTTTTTCGGCGTTGATGTGACCATCGCTTTAGGCACTTTTTGTAATGCTAAAGGGGGAGCGGTTTATATTTCAGACAGCGGAGAAATGAACGGGCTTGGATTAGGCAAGGAAACTATTGCACAGTGGTCCAATGAAATTAAAAATAAAATGGCCCCTGTTATTATTTCTGATGTGGAGATCAAAAATGAGGACAAAACCATTGCGTTGCTGACAATCCAGGAGTATTCTGTAAAGCCGGTTTCTGTAAGGGAAAAATACTACAAACGGGTAAAAAACGTGAATCATCAGCTTGCGGTGTCGGGAGTAGTAAATATGCATTTACAACCGCTTAATACAAGCAGAGACGCATACCCCGACCATTTGCACAACCTGGATGATATTTCTTTAGATAAGGTGCAGCATCGTATAAAGTTTATGAAAGTGCGGGGAATGACTATTACTGAAGTGCCTTTGCCTTTTTTATTAAAATATAATTTAATCAGGGAAGAAAAGCCGGTCAATGCAGCGTACTTAATGTTCAAAAGTCGCGATTCTATTGCTTCCAATATTGAGTTGGGCGGGTTTCAGAATATTTTTACTAATAAAGATGCTCCCCGCACACAGGCAGACATTATTACACAGGTGGAGAAGGTATTGGACTTTGTAAAAAAGCATATTAATATCGCCCTGGTTATTACCGGCAACGCGCAAAACATCCAGAAATGGCAGTACCCATTGGAAGCCGTCCGCGAGATTGTGCTGAATATGATCATCCATCGCGATTACCGTGTTGATTCCCATTCTGTTTTAAAAATGTTTGATGATAAAATTGAATTTTACAATCCCCGTAAATTGTCCGACTGCATTTTGGTTGAGGACTTATCGAAGAATCATTACAAATCAACCCCAAGAAATAAAGCGATCGCCGAGTTTTTAAAATTTAGGCTGGATGAAAAAATACGGTTCCGGGATTGGGCGTATTATGAATTATTTTGA